From the Phyllobacterium sp. T1293 genome, the window GATAATCCGGGTTGTTGATGAGGACGAGACTGGACTTGCAGCCAAGGCGCTTGGCCATGACGCCCGCCAGCATATTGACCTGATCATCATTGGTCAGCGCCACCAGAAGGTCCGCATCCTGAATTTCCGCTTCAAGCAGAAGTTTCTGGTCGAGTGCGCTGCCGTGCAAAACCATGGAACGGCGCAGACCATCGGCAATGGCATTGGCACGCGTCAGATTGGGCTCGATCAGTTTGACTTTGGTCTTGGGCTGTTTTGCCTCAATGGTCTGGGCAACATAGAGACCGACATTGCCACCGCCCGCTATAACGATGCGTGTGGCTTCAGGCTCCTCGTGTCCGAACAAGGCCAGCGTGCGGCGCACCTGCGCTTTGGTCGTCGCCACATAGGCTATATCACCCGCAAAAAGCTGATCGACCGAACGCGGAATGAACAATTTGTCGTTGCGGATGATCGCCATGACCGTTGAAGGCAGATCGGGAAAAAGATCGCTCAGCTGGATCAGCGGCGTATTGATGACGGGACAGTCTTCCAGACACTCAATTGCCATCACCACAATATTCTCGTCGGCAAAGCGCACGACATCGCTCACACCAGGCAAGGCGATACGGCGCAGCACCATTTCACCCACCTCAAGTTCAGGGGAAATGATGACGTCAATGGGCATATGATCGCGGGAAAACAGATCCTGATAATGCGGCTGCAGATAGGCCTGCGCGCGGATACGGGCAATTTTGGTCGGTACGTTGAACAGGGCGTGCGCGACTTCGCAGGCAACGATATTGACCTCGTCATAGAGCGTAGCCGCGATGATCATATCCGCCTGTTCGGCACCGGCTGCTGCCAGAACATCCGGATGGGCGCCATGACCGACGAAACCGCGCACATCAAGTGT encodes:
- the trkA gene encoding Trk system potassium transporter TrkA encodes the protein MRVIICGAGQVGYGIAERLAAEDNDISVIDTSAELIQVIRDTLDVRGFVGHGAHPDVLAAAGAEQADMIIAATLYDEVNIVACEVAHALFNVPTKIARIRAQAYLQPHYQDLFSRDHMPIDVIISPELEVGEMVLRRIALPGVSDVVRFADENIVVMAIECLEDCPVINTPLIQLSDLFPDLPSTVMAIIRNDKLFIPRSVDQLFAGDIAYVATTKAQVRRTLALFGHEEPEATRIVIAGGGNVGLYVAQTIEAKQPKTKVKLIEPNLTRANAIADGLRRSMVLHGSALDQKLLLEAEIQDADLLVALTNDDQVNMLAGVMAKRLGCKSSLVLINNPDYLDLSKSLGIDAHISPRSVTISRVLQHVRRGRIRAVHSVQKGRAEIIEAEALETSPLVGAPLRDLDLPDGLRIGAIYRNGEVIRPDGSVRIKPQDRVVIFATAEAVKQVEQMFRVSLEFF